A DNA window from Desulfofalx alkaliphila DSM 12257 contains the following coding sequences:
- a CDS encoding signal peptidase I, with translation MQLKYQPTTPSKRRCFLLIGLVLGVCFLETPPVAHLLSGPVFTYVIKPLLWLGIALTVWCFPRVRPKAKLRHGEFLNWWALNFAVIFIAITFLAGLLDGFGKSPYSHSLSGIAINILVVGSPLIAMELVRNYLVNSFARYERYRIFILVALVMTFAGIPLPHLFQLRGYEDAVIYIARYFAPEFCHGLFATYLAFLGGALPAIIYMGTIKAVHWLSPILPDLQWITKAFIGVLVPVFSLSIMHSIYSSEAKLFNKEAQDEDSPFGWIVTIVTSILIVWFAVGVFSIYPSVIATGSMEPMIKPGDVILVQKIRDESDIHNLSVGDVIQFERGSILISHRIIDIVEEDGNKSFRTMGDNNSIPDSDLVEPPQIKGEIIKVVPKVGWPTLLIKSDKSIDLTDIQF, from the coding sequence ATGCAGTTAAAATATCAACCAACCACACCTTCAAAAAGAAGATGTTTTTTGCTCATTGGCTTGGTGCTCGGTGTGTGCTTTTTAGAAACTCCCCCTGTGGCCCACCTGCTAAGTGGGCCTGTCTTTACTTATGTTATTAAGCCCCTCTTATGGCTGGGTATTGCCTTAACAGTTTGGTGCTTTCCCCGGGTTCGGCCCAAGGCAAAACTTAGACATGGTGAGTTCTTAAACTGGTGGGCATTAAATTTTGCTGTTATATTCATAGCAATTACCTTTTTAGCAGGCTTACTGGACGGGTTCGGTAAAAGTCCTTATAGCCATTCTTTAAGCGGTATTGCCATTAATATCTTGGTTGTGGGCTCCCCCTTAATAGCAATGGAACTGGTAAGAAATTATCTTGTTAACAGTTTTGCACGGTATGAAAGGTACCGTATCTTTATTTTGGTGGCCCTTGTGATGACCTTTGCCGGTATCCCTCTGCCGCATCTCTTTCAATTAAGGGGTTATGAAGATGCTGTTATCTATATTGCCCGTTATTTTGCGCCGGAATTCTGTCATGGGCTGTTTGCAACCTATTTAGCCTTTCTTGGGGGGGCACTGCCGGCAATAATTTATATGGGCACAATCAAGGCCGTTCACTGGCTTTCTCCCATTTTGCCTGATTTACAATGGATTACAAAGGCATTTATCGGGGTTTTAGTCCCCGTTTTTTCATTAAGCATAATGCACAGTATTTATTCCAGTGAAGCAAAACTATTTAATAAAGAGGCTCAAGACGAGGATAGCCCCTTTGGTTGGATAGTTACCATAGTAACTTCAATACTCATTGTATGGTTTGCAGTGGGTGTATTCTCAATCTACCCCTCTGTAATAGCCACCGGCAGCATGGAACCGATGATAAAGCCCGGGGATGTAATTCTAGTGCAAAAGATAAGGGATGAGAGTGATATACATAATTTGAGTGTCGGTGATGTTATACAATTTGAAAGGGGCTCAATACTAATTTCCCATCGTATTATAGATATAGTCGAGGAAGATGGAAACAAAAGTTTTCGCACAATGGGAGACAATAACTCTATTCCGGATTCAGATTTAGTTGAACCGCCACAAATTAAAGGTGAGATTATTAAGGTGGTTCCTAAGGTTGGCTGGCCAACATTGCTTATAAAAAGTGATAAAAGCATAGATTTAACGGATATTCAGTTTTGA